GTTTACATAGAAGTCGCTATCGATTCTGAGCTTCAAAACCGATCCGCCCATAACGGAAAGACCCCACCATTTTCGTTAAGGCGAGAGGTGATGATTAATTCACTTTTTCTCAAGATTTTGTTTTGATTATAATCGCAGATGTACTCGAAGCCTGCTTTCGAAAGCTGGATAGCTCTTATTCTGTGTAGGCTGCTTTTACGTTGTATTCCTCGTATGTGAAGTTTATTATCTGGGTGTATTTGAGGATGTTCGTGATGTTACCGCGACCAAGAGATTTGCATAATGTGGAGTATGTTGAGGGGTTTGTGGTACTCCATGGTTGCATTCCGGTGGCGTAGCGTGTGAAAGATGATTTTGTTAGGCGCGGTTTTTTGCTGCCTATTGCTGCGATTTTCTGCCACTTTCCAATAAGTTCGTGGTGATTTTCAACTGGTTCCGCTGAAGACGCATTTTGAGGTTTTCGATAGGCCAAGTAAACTCATTCTTTTATGCATTGGAAGATTTTGAGTGTTCTTGAGTTGTTATGCTTTTCTAGCGTTATTCCTACAGTGTTGCGCTCGATGTCGATGTCTGTCCATTTGAATTGCCACGCTTCGCCCACATCTTGCGCCTGTTTTTCTAGGAGTTGAAGAAAGGCGCTTGTTTTGTTTTCGTGTCTGACGATTAGGTGATCGATTTCGCTTTCTGTTGGAATAAAGGGCAGTTTCTCCATTGCTACGTATTTCAGTAGGTTCCAGGTTCCGCCTACGCAAATGAGATGGCTGCTGTAGTATTCGAAGGTTTTTCTTTCCAACCGAAGTTCCAGTTTAGCATCGATAGAATTTTCCAAGACCCGACTGATGCAAAAACGGTATTAGAAATCAGCTCTAATATCATGATCTGCAATCAAGCCATTATACAATTTCCACATAAGAATCGTCTTTCAACCAACCTTTTAATTGATAAATTGTAAGCTATTGGTTTTTGCAAATAAAAGATAAGAAAAAATGGCTTTCATAGGACGAAATTTCTACACCCTCTTCGCACTGAGATGCCCCGTTTTAGGCATTTTCAGCTTCTATTTAGTCGTTTTCGAGGTAGGAAATCACACCAAGGACACTTGGATTTGAGGATTCCGAATCCCACCATATCATCTAGGGCTTCCAGGATATTATCTTATTATGAATATTTAAAAAAGGTTAGGTTAAGAAGAATGATGAGATTTGAATCTCGCAGAAGGAGAATGAGAAGCTCAACACTCTTCTCTTTCTCGTGGAATGAGCTGTTACGGATCGAGCCGGATGTCCAGATTAGGTCAGGAAAGGCATATGGCCTCTCCAAGCACAAGGTTATAAGGTGGCACCAACCTTAGCATTCATCATATCTACTTGCTCACGAAGAGGACCAACCTACGAAAGGGATATATGCGTGATACATATTGACACGGTGCGGAATAGGGGTGCATGACAATGCTGCTTGGCAAGAACGTGCGCATGGAGCGGATCATCGACCGAGGGACGGGGCGAGCGGTCATCGTCCCCATGGACCATGGTATGAGCATGGGGCCCATACAGGGCCTGGTGGACCTTCGCGGGACCATTGACATGGTCTCCCAGGGAGGGGCCACAGCCATAGTGCTCCACAAAGGGGCCGTTCCCTATTCCTATCGCTCTTACGGCCGCGACATCGGTCTCATCCTCCACTTATCCGCCTCCACTAATCTTGGCTCATGGGCCAATCACAAGGTGCTGGTGGCCACGGTGGAAGAGGCCATAAGGATAGGCGCGGACGCAGTCTCCGTCCATGTCAACCTGGGCAATGAGGATGAGCCGGAGATGCTCAAGGACATCGGGCAGGTCTCGAAGAGTTGTGCCGAATGGGGCATGCCTCTGCTTGTGATGGCATATCCCCGGGGGAAGGACATCAAGGACGCCTTCGACGTAGAGCTGCTGAAGCAATGCGCTCGTGTGGCCACGGAATTGGGGGCGGACATAGTCAAGACCAACTATACTGGTGACATTGATACTTTCCGCGAGGTCACGCGCGGAGCCTTGGCCCCCGTGGTCATCGCCGGAGGCCCCAAGATGGACTCGGATGAGAAGCTTCTGCAAATGGTCAAGGACTCCATAGAGGCGGGCGGCAAGGGAGTGAGCATAGGCCGCAACATCTTCCAGCATCGCAACGTGGTGGGCATCACGCGCGCCATCTCCTCCATAGTGCTGGATGACATGGAGGTCGAGGAAGCGCTCAAGTTCTTAAAGTGATCAGCCATGCCCAAGATCATTTGGGTCAGGACCGACCACCTGACCACCTACGAAGAGCGCAAGAAGGCGACCTCCAGCGCCTTGGAAGCGGGGTACGTGCAGATAGTGATCCGCCAGGAGGACAAGGAGCTCAAGCGCCTGGGACGGTTCGACGCTATCGTCCTGAAGGGCAAGGACCTGCTGCTGGAGGAGGAGAAGGTGGGCGAGCTTATTGAGGTGAGCTCCAACGAGGACCTGAAGCGAGCCTATGCCCTCAAGGACAAGGTGGAGCATCTGATGGTAGAGGCCAAAGACTGGCGCGTCATCCCTCTGGAGAACCTCATCGCCGAGTTCCAGAAGTCGAGGACGAAGATAATGGCCGTGGCCTCCACCCCTGAGGAAGCGAAGCTATTCTTAGCTACCCTGGAGGTAGGGGTGTCGGGCGTGGTGCTCCAGCCCTCGTCACCTTCCAAGCTGAAGGATTTCCAGGTGCTGCGGGAACAGGAGCTGCCTAAGATGCAGCTGAGCAAAGCCGTGGTGAGCAGGATCGCACCGGCGGGAGTGGGGGACAGGGTGTGTGTGGACACCTGCTCTATGCTGCGCGTGGGCGAGGGGATGCTGGTAGGCTCGCAATCCGCCTGCTTGTTCCTGGTCTGCTCGGAGAGCTTAGAGAGTGAGTATGTGGCCTCCAGGCCTTTCAGGGTCAATGCCGGTGCGGTGCACGCTTACATCCTCACCCCCTCAGGTAAGACGCGCTATCTCTCCGAGATAAGGAGCGGAGATGAGGTGCTGGCGGTGGATTCGGAGGGGAGGGGGCGCGCCGTGGTGGTGGGAAGGGCGAAGATAGAGCGCCGCCCGCTGTTGCTGGTGGAGGTGAAGGTGGGGGAGAGGAGGTTCACCACCATACTGCAGAACGCCGAGACCATACGCTTATGCTCCCCTCAAGGTCCCATCTCTATCTCTGACCTCAAGCCGGGACAGGAGATATTAGTCAAGGTGGAAGAAGGGGGAAGGCACTTCGGCCAGGCCATAACGGAGACGATCACCGAACTATGAGCAAGATATGCGTTTCTGTAATGGAGCAGGACTTGAAAGCGGCGGCCCAAGCCGTCCAAGCGGCCAAGGAAGGAGGAGCTGATCTGGTGGAGATAAGATTTGACGCCATGCCCTCCCTTCCTCAGGATCTCGCGTGCCTTAAGAGAATCGATATTCCCAAGATAGCCACGCTGCGCCTGGCTTCGCATGGGGGTAGATTCGAAGGAGGGGAAGAAGAGAGGCTGCGCTTCTTCCGCAAGTGCCTTCGCTCTGGCTTCGACCTTCTGGACGCTGAGCTTGGCTCGCAGCTCATGAAGCACCGCTACC
This sequence is a window from Methanomassiliicoccales archaeon. Protein-coding genes within it:
- a CDS encoding 3-dehydroquinate synthase II, translated to MPKIIWVRTDHLTTYEERKKATSSALEAGYVQIVIRQEDKELKRLGRFDAIVLKGKDLLLEEEKVGELIEVSSNEDLKRAYALKDKVEHLMVEAKDWRVIPLENLIAEFQKSRTKIMAVASTPEEAKLFLATLEVGVSGVVLQPSSPSKLKDFQVLREQELPKMQLSKAVVSRIAPAGVGDRVCVDTCSMLRVGEGMLVGSQSACLFLVCSESLESEYVASRPFRVNAGAVHAYILTPSGKTRYLSEIRSGDEVLAVDSEGRGRAVVVGRAKIERRPLLLVEVKVGERRFTTILQNAETIRLCSPQGPISISDLKPGQEILVKVEEGGRHFGQAITETITEL
- a CDS encoding 2-amino-3,7-dideoxy-D-threo-hept-6-ulosonate synthase, producing MTMLLGKNVRMERIIDRGTGRAVIVPMDHGMSMGPIQGLVDLRGTIDMVSQGGATAIVLHKGAVPYSYRSYGRDIGLILHLSASTNLGSWANHKVLVATVEEAIRIGADAVSVHVNLGNEDEPEMLKDIGQVSKSCAEWGMPLLVMAYPRGKDIKDAFDVELLKQCARVATELGADIVKTNYTGDIDTFREVTRGALAPVVIAGGPKMDSDEKLLQMVKDSIEAGGKGVSIGRNIFQHRNVVGITRAISSIVLDDMEVEEALKFLK